In the Taeniopygia guttata chromosome 12, bTaeGut7.mat, whole genome shotgun sequence genome, one interval contains:
- the ATG7 gene encoding ubiquitin-like modifier-activating enzyme ATG7 isoform X6 has product MGTASGMGTGTGPGPPSVPAAPSPRAARPSHAAASPPCAARRAGSAERAAQPVPPPRRAMAAPCPLQFAPFSSALAAGFWHELTQRKLTQYRLDETPKLIKGYYYNGDPSGLPARLTLEFSAFDMNASIPARCCPAFGTLYNTNTFETFKSCDKKALLDKEAKEIWESIKSGAALENPMLLNRFLLLTFADLKKYHFYYWFCYPALCFPDGIQITQKPVCLGDKFSLNQIQALQKAYDDLCQEEGVTALPYFLIKYHDNSVMISLLKKWDGFFHDQGGKVTVGVYDPCNLSQYPGWPLRNFLILAAHRWGSALQGVEVLCFRDRTLQGVRDITHSIIFEIKLPEAPLGPDCPKAVGWEKNQKGGMGPRMVNLSECMDPKRLAESSVDLNLKLMCWRLVPTLDLEKIVAAKCLLLGAGTLGCSVARTLMGWGVRKITFVDNAKISYSNPVRQPLYEFEDCLSGGKPKALAAADRLQKIFPGVSSEGYNMSIPMPGHPVDFSEVTLAQARRDVAQLEELIEAHDVVFLLMDTRESRWLPAVIAASKRKLVINAALGFDTFVVMRHGLKKPKQQESGDSHFSNASASSDLLGSSLFSNIPGYKLGCYFCNDVVAPGDSTRDRTLDQQCTVSRPGLAMVAGALAVELMVSVLQHPEGGYAVASSSDDRMNEPPTSLGLVPHQIRGFLSRFDNVLPVSLAFDKCTACSAKVLEQYEREGFNFLAKVFNSSHSFLEDLTGLTLLHQETQAAE; this is encoded by the exons ATGGGAACCGCGAGCGGGATGGGAACCGGcacggggccggggccgccctCCGTGCCCGCCGCGCCatcgccccgcgccgcccgcccctcACACGCTGCCGCGTCACCGCCGTGCGCCGCCCGCCGTGCCGGAAGTGCGGAGCGAGCGGCGCAGCCG GtcccgccgccccgccgggccaTGGCCGCTCCGTGCCCGCTGCAGTTCGCCCCGTTCAGCAGCGCGCTGGCCGCCGGCTTCTGGCACGAGCTGACCCAGCGCAAACTCACCCAGTACCGCCTGGACGAGACGCCCAAGCTCATCAAGGGCTACTACTACAACG GTGATCCTTCGGGTTTGCCAGCTCGATTGACGCTGGAGTTCAGTGCCTTTGATAT GAATGCTTCAATACCAGCACGTTGCTGTCCTGCTTTTGGAACATTGTATAACACCAACACTTTTGAGACTTTCAAATCCTGTGATAAAAAAGCACTTCTGGACAAGGAAGCAAAAGAG ATCTGGGAATCAATCAAatctggagctgctctggagaaCCCAATGCTGTTGAACAGGTTCCTGCTGCTGACATTTGCA gatTTAAAAAAGTATCATTTCTATTACTGGTTTTGCTACCCTGCTCTCTGCTTCCCTGATGGAATTCAGATTACTCAGAAACCTGTCTGTCTTGGGGACAAGTTCTCACTAAATCAG ATTCAAGCCCTGCAGAAAGCCTATGATGACCTCTGCCAGGAGGAGGGGGTGACAGCCCTgccttattttttaattaagtatCATGATAATTCTGTCATGATATCCCTGCTGAAAAAGTGGGATGGCTTCTTTCATGACCAAGGAGGAAAG GTGACAGTTGGAGTTTATGATCCTTGTAATTTATCCCAGTATCCAGGATGGCCACTGAGAAACTTCCTGATCCTGGCAGCCCACAGATG GGGCAGTGCTCTGCAGGGGGTTGAAGTGCTCTGCTTCAGAGACAGGACCCTGCAAGGGGTGAGAGACATCACACACAGCATCATCTTTGAAATCAAACTGCCAGAGGCACCCCTGGGCCCAG attgTCCAAAAGCTGTTGGATGGGAGAAAAACCAAAAGGGAGGCATGGGACCAAGGATGGTGAATCTCAGTGAATGCATGGATCCAAAAAG GTTGGCAGAATCATCCGTGGATCTGAATTTGAAGTTGATGTGCTGGAGGTTGGTGCCTACTCTGGATTTGGAGAAGATTGTGGCTGCCAAGTgtctgctgctgggagctggcaccCTGGGCTGTAGTGTTGCAAGGACCTTGATG GGCTGGGGGGTGAGGAAAATCACTTTTGTGGACAATGCCAAGATCTCCTATTCCAACCCTGTGCGGCAGCCGCTCTACGAGTTCGAGGATTGCCTGAGTGGGGGCAAGCCCaaggctctggcagcagcagacagGCTGCAGAAAATCTTCCCAGGAGTG agctcagagggCTATAACATGAGCATCCCCATGCCAGGCCACCCGGTGGATTTCTCGGAGGTGACGCTGGCGCAGGCCCGGCGGGACGTGGcgcagctggaggagctgatCGAGGCGCACGACGTCGTGTTCCTGCTGATGGACACCCGCGAGAGCCGCTGGCTGCCCGCCGTCATCGCAGCCAGCAAGAGGAAG TTGGTCATCAATGCTGCCTTGGGATTTGACACTTTTGTTGTTATGAGACATGGCctaaagaaaccaaaacagcaAGAATCTGGTGATTCACATTTCAGCAACGCCTCTGCTTCTTCTGATCTGCTGGGATCCTCTCTTTTCTCAAATATCCCTGGCTACAAACTGGGCTGCTACTTCTGCAATGATGTCGTGGCACCAGGGGAT TCCACCAGGGACCGGACGCTGGACCAGCAGTGCACGGTCAGTCGGCCTGGGCTGGCCATGGTggctggagccctggcagtggAGCTGATGGTGTCTGTCCTGCAGCATCCAGAAGG TGGTTatgctgtggccagcagcagtGATGACAGAATGAATGAACCACCCACTTCTCTTGGACTTGTTCCTCACCAG ATCCGAGGATTTTTATCCAGATTTGATAATGTTCTTCCAGTCAGCCTGGCATTTGATAAGTGCACAGCCTGTTCAGCCAAG
- the ATG7 gene encoding ubiquitin-like modifier-activating enzyme ATG7 isoform X4, which yields MGTASGMGTGTGPGPPSVPAAPSPRAARPSHAAASPPCAARRAGSAERAAQPVPPPRRAMAAPCPLQFAPFSSALAAGFWHELTQRKLTQYRLDETPKLIKGYYYNGDPSGLPARLTLEFSAFDMNASIPARCCPAFGTLYNTNTFETFKSCDKKALLDKEAKEIWESIKSGAALENPMLLNRFLLLTFADLKKYHFYYWFCYPALCFPDGIQITQKPVCLGDKFSLNQIQALQKAYDDLCQEEGVTALPYFLIKYHDNSVMISLLKKWDGFFHDQGGKVTVGVYDPCNLSQYPGWPLRNFLILAAHRWGSALQGVEVLCFRDRTLQGVRDITHSIIFEIKLPEAPLGPDCPKAVGWEKNQKGGMGPRMVNLSECMDPKRLAESSVDLNLKLMCWRLVPTLDLEKIVAAKCLLLGAGTLGCSVARTLMGWGVRKITFVDNAKISYSNPVRQPLYEFEDCLSGGKPKALAAADRLQKIFPGVSSEGYNMSIPMPGHPVDFSEVTLAQARRDVAQLEELIEAHDVVFLLMDTRESRWLPAVIAASKRKLVINAALGFDTFVVMRHGLKKPKQQESGDSHFSNASASSDLLGSSLFSNIPGYKLGCYFCNDVVAPGDSTRDRTLDQQCTVSRPGLAMVAGALAVELMVSVLQHPEGGYAVASSSDDRMNEPPTSLGLVPHQIRGFLSRFDNVLPVSLAFDKCTACSAKVLEQYEREGFNFLAKVFNSSHSFLEDLTGLTLLHQETQAAEIWDMSDDETI from the exons ATGGGAACCGCGAGCGGGATGGGAACCGGcacggggccggggccgccctCCGTGCCCGCCGCGCCatcgccccgcgccgcccgcccctcACACGCTGCCGCGTCACCGCCGTGCGCCGCCCGCCGTGCCGGAAGTGCGGAGCGAGCGGCGCAGCCG GtcccgccgccccgccgggccaTGGCCGCTCCGTGCCCGCTGCAGTTCGCCCCGTTCAGCAGCGCGCTGGCCGCCGGCTTCTGGCACGAGCTGACCCAGCGCAAACTCACCCAGTACCGCCTGGACGAGACGCCCAAGCTCATCAAGGGCTACTACTACAACG GTGATCCTTCGGGTTTGCCAGCTCGATTGACGCTGGAGTTCAGTGCCTTTGATAT GAATGCTTCAATACCAGCACGTTGCTGTCCTGCTTTTGGAACATTGTATAACACCAACACTTTTGAGACTTTCAAATCCTGTGATAAAAAAGCACTTCTGGACAAGGAAGCAAAAGAG ATCTGGGAATCAATCAAatctggagctgctctggagaaCCCAATGCTGTTGAACAGGTTCCTGCTGCTGACATTTGCA gatTTAAAAAAGTATCATTTCTATTACTGGTTTTGCTACCCTGCTCTCTGCTTCCCTGATGGAATTCAGATTACTCAGAAACCTGTCTGTCTTGGGGACAAGTTCTCACTAAATCAG ATTCAAGCCCTGCAGAAAGCCTATGATGACCTCTGCCAGGAGGAGGGGGTGACAGCCCTgccttattttttaattaagtatCATGATAATTCTGTCATGATATCCCTGCTGAAAAAGTGGGATGGCTTCTTTCATGACCAAGGAGGAAAG GTGACAGTTGGAGTTTATGATCCTTGTAATTTATCCCAGTATCCAGGATGGCCACTGAGAAACTTCCTGATCCTGGCAGCCCACAGATG GGGCAGTGCTCTGCAGGGGGTTGAAGTGCTCTGCTTCAGAGACAGGACCCTGCAAGGGGTGAGAGACATCACACACAGCATCATCTTTGAAATCAAACTGCCAGAGGCACCCCTGGGCCCAG attgTCCAAAAGCTGTTGGATGGGAGAAAAACCAAAAGGGAGGCATGGGACCAAGGATGGTGAATCTCAGTGAATGCATGGATCCAAAAAG GTTGGCAGAATCATCCGTGGATCTGAATTTGAAGTTGATGTGCTGGAGGTTGGTGCCTACTCTGGATTTGGAGAAGATTGTGGCTGCCAAGTgtctgctgctgggagctggcaccCTGGGCTGTAGTGTTGCAAGGACCTTGATG GGCTGGGGGGTGAGGAAAATCACTTTTGTGGACAATGCCAAGATCTCCTATTCCAACCCTGTGCGGCAGCCGCTCTACGAGTTCGAGGATTGCCTGAGTGGGGGCAAGCCCaaggctctggcagcagcagacagGCTGCAGAAAATCTTCCCAGGAGTG agctcagagggCTATAACATGAGCATCCCCATGCCAGGCCACCCGGTGGATTTCTCGGAGGTGACGCTGGCGCAGGCCCGGCGGGACGTGGcgcagctggaggagctgatCGAGGCGCACGACGTCGTGTTCCTGCTGATGGACACCCGCGAGAGCCGCTGGCTGCCCGCCGTCATCGCAGCCAGCAAGAGGAAG TTGGTCATCAATGCTGCCTTGGGATTTGACACTTTTGTTGTTATGAGACATGGCctaaagaaaccaaaacagcaAGAATCTGGTGATTCACATTTCAGCAACGCCTCTGCTTCTTCTGATCTGCTGGGATCCTCTCTTTTCTCAAATATCCCTGGCTACAAACTGGGCTGCTACTTCTGCAATGATGTCGTGGCACCAGGGGAT TCCACCAGGGACCGGACGCTGGACCAGCAGTGCACGGTCAGTCGGCCTGGGCTGGCCATGGTggctggagccctggcagtggAGCTGATGGTGTCTGTCCTGCAGCATCCAGAAGG TGGTTatgctgtggccagcagcagtGATGACAGAATGAATGAACCACCCACTTCTCTTGGACTTGTTCCTCACCAG ATCCGAGGATTTTTATCCAGATTTGATAATGTTCTTCCAGTCAGCCTGGCATTTGATAAGTGCACAGCCTGTTCAGCCAAG
- the ATG7 gene encoding ubiquitin-like modifier-activating enzyme ATG7 isoform X3, with product MGTASGMGTGTGPGPPSVPAAPSPRAARPSHAAASPPCAARRAGSAERAAQPVPPPRRAMAAPCPLQFAPFSSALAAGFWHELTQRKLTQYRLDETPKLIKGYYYNGDPSGLPARLTLEFSAFDMNASIPARCCPAFGTLYNTNTFETFKSCDKKALLDKEAKEIWESIKSGAALENPMLLNRFLLLTFADLKKYHFYYWFCYPALCFPDGIQITQKPVCLGDKFSLNQIQALQKAYDDLCQEEGVTALPYFLIKYHDNSVMISLLKKWDGFFHDQGGKVTVGVYDPCNLSQYPGWPLRNFLILAAHRWGSALQGVEVLCFRDRTLQGVRDITHSIIFEIKLPEAPLGPDCPKAVGWEKNQKGGMGPRMVNLSECMDPKRLAESSVDLNLKLMCWRLVPTLDLEKIVAAKCLLLGAGTLGCSVARTLMGWGVRKITFVDNAKISYSNPVRQPLYEFEDCLSGGKPKALAAADRLQKIFPGVSSEGYNMSIPMPGHPVDFSEVTLAQARRDVAQLEELIEAHDVVFLLMDTRESRWLPAVIAASKRKLVINAALGFDTFVVMRHGLKKPKQQESGDSHFSNASASSDLLGSSLFSNIPGYKLGCYFCNDVVAPGDSTRDRTLDQQCTVSRPGLAMVAGALAVELMVSVLQHPEGGYAVASSSDDRMNEPPTSLGLVPHQIRGFLSRFDNVLPVSLAFDKCTACSAKVLEQYEREGFNFLAKVFNSSHSFLEDLTGLTLLHQETQAAEAGILPEVLNSLGSHPSSVR from the exons ATGGGAACCGCGAGCGGGATGGGAACCGGcacggggccggggccgccctCCGTGCCCGCCGCGCCatcgccccgcgccgcccgcccctcACACGCTGCCGCGTCACCGCCGTGCGCCGCCCGCCGTGCCGGAAGTGCGGAGCGAGCGGCGCAGCCG GtcccgccgccccgccgggccaTGGCCGCTCCGTGCCCGCTGCAGTTCGCCCCGTTCAGCAGCGCGCTGGCCGCCGGCTTCTGGCACGAGCTGACCCAGCGCAAACTCACCCAGTACCGCCTGGACGAGACGCCCAAGCTCATCAAGGGCTACTACTACAACG GTGATCCTTCGGGTTTGCCAGCTCGATTGACGCTGGAGTTCAGTGCCTTTGATAT GAATGCTTCAATACCAGCACGTTGCTGTCCTGCTTTTGGAACATTGTATAACACCAACACTTTTGAGACTTTCAAATCCTGTGATAAAAAAGCACTTCTGGACAAGGAAGCAAAAGAG ATCTGGGAATCAATCAAatctggagctgctctggagaaCCCAATGCTGTTGAACAGGTTCCTGCTGCTGACATTTGCA gatTTAAAAAAGTATCATTTCTATTACTGGTTTTGCTACCCTGCTCTCTGCTTCCCTGATGGAATTCAGATTACTCAGAAACCTGTCTGTCTTGGGGACAAGTTCTCACTAAATCAG ATTCAAGCCCTGCAGAAAGCCTATGATGACCTCTGCCAGGAGGAGGGGGTGACAGCCCTgccttattttttaattaagtatCATGATAATTCTGTCATGATATCCCTGCTGAAAAAGTGGGATGGCTTCTTTCATGACCAAGGAGGAAAG GTGACAGTTGGAGTTTATGATCCTTGTAATTTATCCCAGTATCCAGGATGGCCACTGAGAAACTTCCTGATCCTGGCAGCCCACAGATG GGGCAGTGCTCTGCAGGGGGTTGAAGTGCTCTGCTTCAGAGACAGGACCCTGCAAGGGGTGAGAGACATCACACACAGCATCATCTTTGAAATCAAACTGCCAGAGGCACCCCTGGGCCCAG attgTCCAAAAGCTGTTGGATGGGAGAAAAACCAAAAGGGAGGCATGGGACCAAGGATGGTGAATCTCAGTGAATGCATGGATCCAAAAAG GTTGGCAGAATCATCCGTGGATCTGAATTTGAAGTTGATGTGCTGGAGGTTGGTGCCTACTCTGGATTTGGAGAAGATTGTGGCTGCCAAGTgtctgctgctgggagctggcaccCTGGGCTGTAGTGTTGCAAGGACCTTGATG GGCTGGGGGGTGAGGAAAATCACTTTTGTGGACAATGCCAAGATCTCCTATTCCAACCCTGTGCGGCAGCCGCTCTACGAGTTCGAGGATTGCCTGAGTGGGGGCAAGCCCaaggctctggcagcagcagacagGCTGCAGAAAATCTTCCCAGGAGTG agctcagagggCTATAACATGAGCATCCCCATGCCAGGCCACCCGGTGGATTTCTCGGAGGTGACGCTGGCGCAGGCCCGGCGGGACGTGGcgcagctggaggagctgatCGAGGCGCACGACGTCGTGTTCCTGCTGATGGACACCCGCGAGAGCCGCTGGCTGCCCGCCGTCATCGCAGCCAGCAAGAGGAAG TTGGTCATCAATGCTGCCTTGGGATTTGACACTTTTGTTGTTATGAGACATGGCctaaagaaaccaaaacagcaAGAATCTGGTGATTCACATTTCAGCAACGCCTCTGCTTCTTCTGATCTGCTGGGATCCTCTCTTTTCTCAAATATCCCTGGCTACAAACTGGGCTGCTACTTCTGCAATGATGTCGTGGCACCAGGGGAT TCCACCAGGGACCGGACGCTGGACCAGCAGTGCACGGTCAGTCGGCCTGGGCTGGCCATGGTggctggagccctggcagtggAGCTGATGGTGTCTGTCCTGCAGCATCCAGAAGG TGGTTatgctgtggccagcagcagtGATGACAGAATGAATGAACCACCCACTTCTCTTGGACTTGTTCCTCACCAG ATCCGAGGATTTTTATCCAGATTTGATAATGTTCTTCCAGTCAGCCTGGCATTTGATAAGTGCACAGCCTGTTCAGCCAAG
- the ATG7 gene encoding ubiquitin-like modifier-activating enzyme ATG7 isoform X2, producing the protein MGTASGMGTGTGPGPPSVPAAPSPRAARPSHAAASPPCAARRAGSAERAAQPVPPPRRAMAAPCPLQFAPFSSALAAGFWHELTQRKLTQYRLDETPKLIKGYYYNGDPSGLPARLTLEFSAFDMNASIPARCCPAFGTLYNTNTFETFKSCDKKALLDKEAKEIWESIKSGAALENPMLLNRFLLLTFADLKKYHFYYWFCYPALCFPDGIQITQKPVCLGDKFSLNQIQALQKAYDDLCQEEGVTALPYFLIKYHDNSVMISLLKKWDGFFHDQGGKVTVGVYDPCNLSQYPGWPLRNFLILAAHRWGSALQGVEVLCFRDRTLQGVRDITHSIIFEIKLPEAPLGPDCPKAVGWEKNQKGGMGPRMVNLSECMDPKRLAESSVDLNLKLMCWRLVPTLDLEKIVAAKCLLLGAGTLGCSVARTLMGWGVRKITFVDNAKISYSNPVRQPLYEFEDCLSGGKPKALAAADRLQKIFPGVSSEGYNMSIPMPGHPVDFSEVTLAQARRDVAQLEELIEAHDVVFLLMDTRESRWLPAVIAASKRKLVINAALGFDTFVVMRHGLKKPKQQESGDSHFSNASASSDLLGSSLFSNIPGYKLGCYFCNDVVAPGDSTRDRTLDQQCTVSRPGLAMVAGALAVELMVSVLQHPEGGYAVASSSDDRMNEPPTSLGLVPHQIRGFLSRFDNVLPVSLAFDKCTACSAKVLEQYEREGFNFLAKVFNSSHSFLEDLTGLTLLHQETQAAEEENNPKLRGVFSLFGLVSLN; encoded by the exons ATGGGAACCGCGAGCGGGATGGGAACCGGcacggggccggggccgccctCCGTGCCCGCCGCGCCatcgccccgcgccgcccgcccctcACACGCTGCCGCGTCACCGCCGTGCGCCGCCCGCCGTGCCGGAAGTGCGGAGCGAGCGGCGCAGCCG GtcccgccgccccgccgggccaTGGCCGCTCCGTGCCCGCTGCAGTTCGCCCCGTTCAGCAGCGCGCTGGCCGCCGGCTTCTGGCACGAGCTGACCCAGCGCAAACTCACCCAGTACCGCCTGGACGAGACGCCCAAGCTCATCAAGGGCTACTACTACAACG GTGATCCTTCGGGTTTGCCAGCTCGATTGACGCTGGAGTTCAGTGCCTTTGATAT GAATGCTTCAATACCAGCACGTTGCTGTCCTGCTTTTGGAACATTGTATAACACCAACACTTTTGAGACTTTCAAATCCTGTGATAAAAAAGCACTTCTGGACAAGGAAGCAAAAGAG ATCTGGGAATCAATCAAatctggagctgctctggagaaCCCAATGCTGTTGAACAGGTTCCTGCTGCTGACATTTGCA gatTTAAAAAAGTATCATTTCTATTACTGGTTTTGCTACCCTGCTCTCTGCTTCCCTGATGGAATTCAGATTACTCAGAAACCTGTCTGTCTTGGGGACAAGTTCTCACTAAATCAG ATTCAAGCCCTGCAGAAAGCCTATGATGACCTCTGCCAGGAGGAGGGGGTGACAGCCCTgccttattttttaattaagtatCATGATAATTCTGTCATGATATCCCTGCTGAAAAAGTGGGATGGCTTCTTTCATGACCAAGGAGGAAAG GTGACAGTTGGAGTTTATGATCCTTGTAATTTATCCCAGTATCCAGGATGGCCACTGAGAAACTTCCTGATCCTGGCAGCCCACAGATG GGGCAGTGCTCTGCAGGGGGTTGAAGTGCTCTGCTTCAGAGACAGGACCCTGCAAGGGGTGAGAGACATCACACACAGCATCATCTTTGAAATCAAACTGCCAGAGGCACCCCTGGGCCCAG attgTCCAAAAGCTGTTGGATGGGAGAAAAACCAAAAGGGAGGCATGGGACCAAGGATGGTGAATCTCAGTGAATGCATGGATCCAAAAAG GTTGGCAGAATCATCCGTGGATCTGAATTTGAAGTTGATGTGCTGGAGGTTGGTGCCTACTCTGGATTTGGAGAAGATTGTGGCTGCCAAGTgtctgctgctgggagctggcaccCTGGGCTGTAGTGTTGCAAGGACCTTGATG GGCTGGGGGGTGAGGAAAATCACTTTTGTGGACAATGCCAAGATCTCCTATTCCAACCCTGTGCGGCAGCCGCTCTACGAGTTCGAGGATTGCCTGAGTGGGGGCAAGCCCaaggctctggcagcagcagacagGCTGCAGAAAATCTTCCCAGGAGTG agctcagagggCTATAACATGAGCATCCCCATGCCAGGCCACCCGGTGGATTTCTCGGAGGTGACGCTGGCGCAGGCCCGGCGGGACGTGGcgcagctggaggagctgatCGAGGCGCACGACGTCGTGTTCCTGCTGATGGACACCCGCGAGAGCCGCTGGCTGCCCGCCGTCATCGCAGCCAGCAAGAGGAAG TTGGTCATCAATGCTGCCTTGGGATTTGACACTTTTGTTGTTATGAGACATGGCctaaagaaaccaaaacagcaAGAATCTGGTGATTCACATTTCAGCAACGCCTCTGCTTCTTCTGATCTGCTGGGATCCTCTCTTTTCTCAAATATCCCTGGCTACAAACTGGGCTGCTACTTCTGCAATGATGTCGTGGCACCAGGGGAT TCCACCAGGGACCGGACGCTGGACCAGCAGTGCACGGTCAGTCGGCCTGGGCTGGCCATGGTggctggagccctggcagtggAGCTGATGGTGTCTGTCCTGCAGCATCCAGAAGG TGGTTatgctgtggccagcagcagtGATGACAGAATGAATGAACCACCCACTTCTCTTGGACTTGTTCCTCACCAG ATCCGAGGATTTTTATCCAGATTTGATAATGTTCTTCCAGTCAGCCTGGCATTTGATAAGTGCACAGCCTGTTCAGCCAAG
- the ATG7 gene encoding ubiquitin-like modifier-activating enzyme ATG7 isoform X5 — protein sequence MGTASGMGTGTGPGPPSVPAAPSPRAARPSHAAASPPCAARRAGSAERAAQPVPPPRRAMAAPCPLQFAPFSSALAAGFWHELTQRKLTQYRLDETPKLIKGYYYNGDPSGLPARLTLEFSAFDMNASIPARCCPAFGTLYNTNTFETFKSCDKKALLDKEAKEIWESIKSGAALENPMLLNRFLLLTFADLKKYHFYYWFCYPALCFPDGIQITQKPVCLGDKFSLNQIQALQKAYDDLCQEEGVTALPYFLIKYHDNSVMISLLKKWDGFFHDQGGKVTVGVYDPCNLSQYPGWPLRNFLILAAHRWGSALQGVEVLCFRDRTLQGVRDITHSIIFEIKLPEAPLGPDCPKAVGWEKNQKGGMGPRMVNLSECMDPKRLAESSVDLNLKLMCWRLVPTLDLEKIVAAKCLLLGAGTLGCSVARTLMGWGVRKITFVDNAKISYSNPVRQPLYEFEDCLSGGKPKALAAADRLQKIFPGVSSEGYNMSIPMPGHPVDFSEVTLAQARRDVAQLEELIEAHDVVFLLMDTRESRWLPAVIAASKRKLVINAALGFDTFVVMRHGLKKPKQQESGDSHFSNASASSDLLGSSLFSNIPGYKLGCYFCNDVVAPGDSTRDRTLDQQCTVSRPGLAMVAGALAVELMVSVLQHPEGGYAVASSSDDRMNEPPTSLGLVPHQIRGFLSRFDNVLPVSLAFDKCTACSAKVLEQYEREGFNFLAKVFNSSHSFLEDLTGLTLLHQETQAAEGCSC from the exons ATGGGAACCGCGAGCGGGATGGGAACCGGcacggggccggggccgccctCCGTGCCCGCCGCGCCatcgccccgcgccgcccgcccctcACACGCTGCCGCGTCACCGCCGTGCGCCGCCCGCCGTGCCGGAAGTGCGGAGCGAGCGGCGCAGCCG GtcccgccgccccgccgggccaTGGCCGCTCCGTGCCCGCTGCAGTTCGCCCCGTTCAGCAGCGCGCTGGCCGCCGGCTTCTGGCACGAGCTGACCCAGCGCAAACTCACCCAGTACCGCCTGGACGAGACGCCCAAGCTCATCAAGGGCTACTACTACAACG GTGATCCTTCGGGTTTGCCAGCTCGATTGACGCTGGAGTTCAGTGCCTTTGATAT GAATGCTTCAATACCAGCACGTTGCTGTCCTGCTTTTGGAACATTGTATAACACCAACACTTTTGAGACTTTCAAATCCTGTGATAAAAAAGCACTTCTGGACAAGGAAGCAAAAGAG ATCTGGGAATCAATCAAatctggagctgctctggagaaCCCAATGCTGTTGAACAGGTTCCTGCTGCTGACATTTGCA gatTTAAAAAAGTATCATTTCTATTACTGGTTTTGCTACCCTGCTCTCTGCTTCCCTGATGGAATTCAGATTACTCAGAAACCTGTCTGTCTTGGGGACAAGTTCTCACTAAATCAG ATTCAAGCCCTGCAGAAAGCCTATGATGACCTCTGCCAGGAGGAGGGGGTGACAGCCCTgccttattttttaattaagtatCATGATAATTCTGTCATGATATCCCTGCTGAAAAAGTGGGATGGCTTCTTTCATGACCAAGGAGGAAAG GTGACAGTTGGAGTTTATGATCCTTGTAATTTATCCCAGTATCCAGGATGGCCACTGAGAAACTTCCTGATCCTGGCAGCCCACAGATG GGGCAGTGCTCTGCAGGGGGTTGAAGTGCTCTGCTTCAGAGACAGGACCCTGCAAGGGGTGAGAGACATCACACACAGCATCATCTTTGAAATCAAACTGCCAGAGGCACCCCTGGGCCCAG attgTCCAAAAGCTGTTGGATGGGAGAAAAACCAAAAGGGAGGCATGGGACCAAGGATGGTGAATCTCAGTGAATGCATGGATCCAAAAAG GTTGGCAGAATCATCCGTGGATCTGAATTTGAAGTTGATGTGCTGGAGGTTGGTGCCTACTCTGGATTTGGAGAAGATTGTGGCTGCCAAGTgtctgctgctgggagctggcaccCTGGGCTGTAGTGTTGCAAGGACCTTGATG GGCTGGGGGGTGAGGAAAATCACTTTTGTGGACAATGCCAAGATCTCCTATTCCAACCCTGTGCGGCAGCCGCTCTACGAGTTCGAGGATTGCCTGAGTGGGGGCAAGCCCaaggctctggcagcagcagacagGCTGCAGAAAATCTTCCCAGGAGTG agctcagagggCTATAACATGAGCATCCCCATGCCAGGCCACCCGGTGGATTTCTCGGAGGTGACGCTGGCGCAGGCCCGGCGGGACGTGGcgcagctggaggagctgatCGAGGCGCACGACGTCGTGTTCCTGCTGATGGACACCCGCGAGAGCCGCTGGCTGCCCGCCGTCATCGCAGCCAGCAAGAGGAAG TTGGTCATCAATGCTGCCTTGGGATTTGACACTTTTGTTGTTATGAGACATGGCctaaagaaaccaaaacagcaAGAATCTGGTGATTCACATTTCAGCAACGCCTCTGCTTCTTCTGATCTGCTGGGATCCTCTCTTTTCTCAAATATCCCTGGCTACAAACTGGGCTGCTACTTCTGCAATGATGTCGTGGCACCAGGGGAT TCCACCAGGGACCGGACGCTGGACCAGCAGTGCACGGTCAGTCGGCCTGGGCTGGCCATGGTggctggagccctggcagtggAGCTGATGGTGTCTGTCCTGCAGCATCCAGAAGG TGGTTatgctgtggccagcagcagtGATGACAGAATGAATGAACCACCCACTTCTCTTGGACTTGTTCCTCACCAG ATCCGAGGATTTTTATCCAGATTTGATAATGTTCTTCCAGTCAGCCTGGCATTTGATAAGTGCACAGCCTGTTCAGCCAAG